A genomic region of Lytechinus pictus isolate F3 Inbred chromosome 2, Lp3.0, whole genome shotgun sequence contains the following coding sequences:
- the LOC129272956 gene encoding carboxypeptidase B-like isoform X2, whose product MKMLMRVVAILVISVGFSSAKYEGWQVWRVVPANNAHRTWLREIESNLGDVLDFWSSISKIPGESVNIMIPPRFQGTLSDVMNTIGLPNKVTIDDVGQLIANQMSAIHERRDREPRTGPLANFDYNVYHPYDEIQQWVSDIATEYSDIVSPFLLDHSYEGRPINGFKIRGTRSQSENPTAVWFEGGIHAREWISPATVMGFTQKLLDDYRNGDTLAVNMLDNIDWYIVPSLNVDGYSYTWDQDRLWRKTRSPNQGSSCTGKDPNRNWAFEWGGPGTSPWPCSDKYHGPEPLSEPEVAAVTRFLRERKAQGQDFIVFIDWHSFSQKVIAPWSYKDVNTRTKDYDDQMAFARAVTDAINGVHGKEFTYGAGAEIMYAAAGSSKDFGYADFVPTGDDKNGGLGCKYSYTIELRDTGEYGQLLPEWQIQPSYEEIYAAVRAMGDHILRELGFIA is encoded by the exons ATGAAAATGCTCATGAGAgtggtcgcaattttggtcatCTCCGTCGGCTTTTCTTCAGCCAAATATGAGGG ATGGCAAGTGTGGAGAGTGGTTCCCGCCAACAATGCGCACAGGACATGGCTGAGGGAAATAGAATCGAATCTTGGAGATGTG CTTGATTTCTGGTCAAGCATTTCCAAGATCCCTGGCGAATCGGTCAACATCATGATCCCTCCCCGATTCCAGGGCACTCTCAGTGACGTCATGAACACCATCGGACTCCCAAATAAGGTCACCATCGACGACGTAGGTCAACTTATAGCCAATCAGATGTCAGCTATTCATGAGAGGCGGGACCGTGAACCGCGAACAGGTCCATTGGCAAACTTTGATTACAACGTGTACCACCCGTACGATGAG ATTCAGCAATGGGTGTCTGACATAGCAACAGAATACTCTGACATCGTCTCACCTTTTCTACTAGACCACTCTTATGAAGGAAGGCCAATTAATGGATTCAAG atCCGGGGAACTCGAAGCCAATCTGAAAACCCAACTGCTGTCTGGTTTGAGGGCGGTATTCATGCTCGTGAATGGATCTCACCGGCTACTGTTATGGGATTCACTCAGAAG CTCCTAGACGACTACAGAAATGGTGACACATTGGCAGTGAATATGCTTGATAATATAGACTGGTATATCGTCCCATCTCTCAACGTAGATGGCTATTCATACACATGGGATCAG GATCGTCTATGGAGGAAAACCCGATCGCCAAACCAGGGCTCGTCTTGTACAGGGAAGGACCCGAATAGAAACTGGGCGTTCGAATGGGGAG GTCCAGGTACCAGTCCATGGCCTTGCTCAGACAAGTACCATGGTCCAGAACCACTCTCTGAACCCGAGGTGGCCGCTGTCACCAGGTTTTTGAGGGAACGTAAAGCCCAGGGCCAGGACTTCATTGTCTTCATCGATTGGCACAGCTTTTCACAGAAGGTCATCGCACCGTGGTCGTACAAGGACGTCAATACACGCACGAAAGATTACGATGACCAG atgGCTTTCGCTCGAGCTGTAACAGATGCTATAAACGGGGTTCATGGCAAGGAATTTACGTACGGAGCTGGAGCTGAAATTATGT ACGCGGCTGCCGGGTCTAGCAAGGACTTCGGGTACGCGGACTTTGTACCGACGGGCGACGATAAGAACGGCGGCCTGGGGTGCAAGTACTCGTACACCATCGAACTCCGTGATACGGGCGAGTACGGCCAGCTTCTCCCAGAATGGCAGATTCAACCGTCTTACGAGGAAATCTACGCCGCCGTGCGAGCCATGGGTGACCATATTTTGAGAGAACTTGGTTTTATagcttga